The following proteins are co-located in the Brevibacillus laterosporus DSM 25 genome:
- a CDS encoding aminotransferase class V-fold PLP-dependent enzyme → MSVTYLDNAASSWPKPPQVKDVMIEVIDEYAANPGRGGHALAMKASKALFRTRIQLARLFGIENPNNLFFYQNATQALNQAIKGFLQPGDHVVTSSIEHNSVRRPLEYLRAKLGIEITYVSPREDRLFYAEDFAQAFRKETKLLVVSHASNLTGVILPIKELGELCDLHQVTFLVDASQTAGVLPIDVTNMKIDMLAFPGHKGLYGPQGTGCLFARDEIELEPLLHGGTGSQSEAIEQPRTRPDRYESGTANTVGIAGLGAGVSFVLETGIEHIHHQEWSLTKLTLEELMKIDGVEVYGPDLSIERVGLVAFNIKGADAAEIAFILDQQYQIAVRAGYHCTPLGHETVGTEKRGAVRASFGVFNDENDVRRLISAIKEISEAFYVG, encoded by the coding sequence ATGTCAGTGACTTATTTGGATAATGCCGCATCTTCTTGGCCGAAACCACCTCAGGTAAAAGACGTTATGATAGAAGTAATAGATGAATACGCAGCCAATCCTGGTCGTGGAGGACATGCACTGGCGATGAAGGCCAGCAAAGCGTTGTTTCGGACGCGTATACAACTCGCAAGGTTGTTTGGGATTGAGAACCCGAATAACCTCTTTTTTTACCAAAATGCGACTCAAGCGCTTAATCAGGCGATAAAAGGCTTCCTACAGCCAGGGGATCATGTGGTAACATCATCTATTGAACATAATTCTGTACGCAGACCACTTGAATATTTGCGGGCGAAGCTTGGAATTGAAATTACATATGTCAGTCCGCGTGAAGATCGGCTGTTTTATGCTGAGGATTTTGCCCAAGCATTTCGAAAAGAAACCAAGCTGCTTGTGGTTAGCCATGCTTCCAATCTGACGGGCGTTATTTTACCAATTAAGGAGCTTGGGGAACTGTGTGATCTTCATCAGGTTACTTTCTTGGTGGATGCTTCTCAAACAGCAGGTGTCCTCCCAATAGATGTTACCAACATGAAGATTGATATGTTAGCTTTTCCTGGACATAAAGGTTTATATGGACCACAAGGAACGGGATGTTTATTTGCCAGAGATGAGATAGAGCTGGAACCATTACTACATGGTGGAACTGGAAGCCAATCCGAGGCTATTGAACAGCCGAGGACCAGACCAGATCGCTATGAAAGCGGAACAGCTAATACAGTTGGTATTGCGGGGCTTGGTGCTGGTGTATCGTTCGTATTAGAAACTGGGATTGAGCACATTCATCATCAAGAATGGTCGTTAACAAAATTGACCCTTGAGGAATTAATGAAGATAGACGGAGTAGAAGTATATGGACCTGACTTGTCGATTGAACGGGTTGGTCTGGTTGCGTTTAATATAAAAGGGGCAGACGCTGCAGAGATTGCATTCATTTTAGATCAACAATATCAAATCGCTGTGAGGGCTGGTTATCATTGTACTCCACTTGGTCATGAGACAGTTGGTACCGAAAAAAGAGGCGCCGTGAGGGCGAGCTTTGGGGTATTTAACGACGAAAATGACGTAAGGCGACTGATTTCGGCAATCAAGGAAATTTCCGAGGCATTT
- a CDS encoding ParB/RepB/Spo0J family partition protein has protein sequence MSKRLGKGLGALITSNLIEESEQVTDVEISEIRPNPYQPRKEFEPTALQELGESIKIHGIIQPLIVRKSIKGYELVAGERRLRAAKLAGLKKVPVVIKSYTDQQIMELALIENLQRENLNPMEEAEAYFKLMEHCSYTQEELAQKVGKSRPHVTNIMRLLQLPDKIKELVATSSLSMGHARALIPVENADLQWKLACEVIRYEWTVRQLEETVKQLHVSRETKKKKPVTKEKVYVQWEQRLQNRFGTGVQINKTNKKGKIEIEFYSDDDLQRILDILQIEE, from the coding sequence ATGAGTAAACGCTTGGGAAAAGGGTTAGGCGCCTTAATCACCTCTAATTTAATTGAAGAGAGCGAGCAAGTTACAGACGTCGAAATCAGCGAGATCCGTCCCAATCCATACCAGCCTCGTAAAGAGTTTGAACCAACTGCTCTACAAGAACTAGGGGAATCTATCAAGATTCATGGCATTATTCAGCCTTTAATCGTCCGGAAAAGTATTAAAGGATATGAGTTGGTGGCGGGAGAACGGCGTCTGCGTGCTGCTAAATTAGCAGGTTTAAAGAAAGTCCCTGTTGTGATCAAAAGCTATACAGACCAACAGATTATGGAGCTTGCCCTCATTGAAAATCTGCAACGGGAAAATTTAAATCCGATGGAAGAAGCAGAAGCGTATTTTAAATTAATGGAGCATTGTTCCTATACCCAAGAGGAATTAGCACAAAAAGTAGGCAAAAGTCGTCCGCACGTAACAAACATCATGCGGTTGTTACAATTGCCTGATAAAATAAAAGAACTAGTAGCTACGTCTTCCTTATCCATGGGACATGCGAGAGCGTTGATTCCTGTAGAAAACGCAGATTTACAATGGAAACTGGCTTGCGAAGTTATTAGGTACGAGTGGACAGTCCGCCAATTGGAGGAAACGGTGAAACAGCTACATGTTTCACGTGAAACCAAAAAGAAAAAGCCTGTTACAAAGGAAAAGGTATACGTACAATGGGAGCAACGTCTACAGAATCGCTTTGGAACGGGTGTTCAAATCAATAAAACGAATAAAAAGGGAAAGATAGAAATAGAATTTTACTCCGATGACGACCTGCAACGTATTCTTGATATTTTGCAAATAGAAGAGTAA
- a CDS encoding ParA family protein: protein MGKVIAVANQKGGVGKTTTAVNLSACLASIGKKVLLVDIDPQGNATSGVGINKADVRYCVYDVLINDISPIETTLPTEIEGLSIIPATIQLAGAEIELVPTISREIRLKKALEVVKDNYDFVIIDCPPSLGILTVNSLTASDSVIIPIQCEYYALEGLSQLLNTVRLVQKHLNANLAIEGVLLTMLDARTNLGIQVIDEVKKYFQDKVYQTIIPRNVRLSEAPSHGQAIISYDPRSRGAEVYTELAKEVVGI, encoded by the coding sequence TTGGGGAAAGTAATTGCAGTAGCCAATCAGAAAGGCGGCGTTGGTAAGACAACAACTGCTGTAAATCTAAGCGCTTGCTTGGCTAGTATAGGCAAAAAGGTTTTATTAGTGGATATCGATCCACAAGGTAATGCTACAAGTGGTGTTGGTATTAATAAAGCCGATGTGCGTTATTGCGTATACGATGTCCTAATTAATGATATCAGTCCGATTGAGACAACTCTGCCTACTGAGATTGAAGGGTTATCTATTATCCCTGCTACGATACAATTAGCAGGTGCAGAAATAGAGTTGGTACCTACCATTTCACGAGAAATTCGTTTAAAGAAGGCACTAGAGGTTGTTAAAGATAACTATGACTTTGTTATTATAGATTGCCCTCCGTCTTTGGGGATTCTTACAGTCAATTCACTGACAGCCTCTGATTCTGTGATCATTCCAATTCAATGTGAATATTATGCGCTAGAGGGGCTTAGTCAACTGTTAAATACGGTCCGATTAGTTCAAAAGCACTTAAATGCTAATCTAGCTATCGAAGGCGTATTGTTAACGATGCTAGATGCGCGTACGAATTTAGGCATTCAAGTGATTGACGAGGTAAAGAAATACTTCCAAGATAAAGTGTATCAAACAATTATTCCACGCAATGTGCGACTGAGTGAAGCACCATCGCATGGACAAGCAATTATCAGCTATGATCCACGTTCGAGAGGGGCCGAAGTTTATACTGAATTGGCTAAGGAAGTGGTCGGTATATGA
- the noc gene encoding nucleoid occlusion protein produces the protein MTVKNQFSRLFGLSDKAENEEIKQIPVDEIVPNPYQPRTVFDDGKIEELCQTIKTHGIIQPIVVRVRNNQFEIIAGERRWRASKKLGMERIPAIVKDFNDTQTASIALIENLQREGLTAIEEAYAYQKLIDLHNLTQESLAQRLGKGQSTIANKLRLLHLPQQIQEALMARRITERHARALIPLKDAELQMKVLEEISLRELNVKQTETRVKQLLEMMENPKPEKEKRGRFKAFSRDSRIAINTVRQSIDMVIQTGLPVETNEEDYDEYYQFTIRIPKNQKP, from the coding sequence ATGACAGTAAAAAATCAATTTTCACGTTTGTTTGGTCTCTCCGATAAAGCGGAAAACGAGGAGATTAAACAAATCCCAGTTGATGAGATTGTCCCCAATCCTTATCAGCCTAGAACTGTATTTGACGATGGAAAAATTGAAGAATTATGCCAAACAATTAAGACACATGGTATTATTCAACCAATCGTAGTTCGTGTTCGTAACAACCAGTTTGAGATCATTGCGGGAGAGCGTAGATGGCGTGCATCGAAGAAGCTCGGTATGGAACGGATACCCGCTATTGTAAAAGATTTTAATGATACACAGACAGCTTCTATTGCTTTAATTGAAAATTTACAACGTGAAGGCCTAACTGCCATTGAAGAGGCATATGCCTATCAAAAACTCATTGACCTTCATAATCTAACGCAGGAGAGCTTAGCCCAACGGTTAGGTAAAGGACAATCAACCATCGCTAATAAATTACGTCTTTTACACTTACCACAACAGATTCAAGAAGCTCTGATGGCAAGACGGATTACGGAGCGTCATGCGCGTGCTTTGATACCGCTAAAGGATGCAGAGCTACAAATGAAGGTGTTAGAAGAGATTTCCCTGCGTGAGCTTAATGTGAAGCAAACAGAAACTAGAGTGAAACAATTGTTAGAAATGATGGAAAATCCTAAACCTGAGAAGGAAAAGCGGGGGAGATTTAAGGCCTTTTCACGTGATTCACGCATTGCCATCAATACTGTGCGTCAATCAATTGATATGGTTATTCAGACGGGGTTACCTGTGGAAACCAATGAAGAGGATTACGATGAATATTATCAATTTACGATTCGTATCCCTAAAAATCAAAAACCTTAG
- the rsmG gene encoding 16S rRNA (guanine(527)-N(7))-methyltransferase RsmG encodes MSKQDFSARLQEQGIVLTSEQLDQFDQYYRLLVEWNEKMNLTGITEEDEVYNKHFYDSISLAFYVPLQDMKKMADVGGGAGFPSIPLKICFPHLQMTIIDSLQKRMNFLSHVGTELGLTDLYPVHGRAEEIGQDKKYREQFDIVSARAVARLNLLAEFCLPLVKPNGLFASMKGQDVTLELNEAKRAIKLLGGKTRKVESFELPDEAGERNIILINKIETTPKTYPRRPGIPAKKPLL; translated from the coding sequence ATGAGCAAACAGGATTTTTCTGCACGCCTACAAGAACAGGGGATTGTGCTTACTTCCGAACAATTGGATCAGTTTGATCAATATTATCGTTTATTGGTGGAATGGAACGAAAAAATGAATTTAACGGGCATTACAGAAGAGGATGAGGTATATAATAAGCACTTTTATGACTCGATTTCTTTAGCGTTCTATGTCCCGTTACAAGATATGAAAAAGATGGCCGATGTAGGGGGAGGAGCTGGTTTTCCAAGCATTCCGCTTAAAATTTGCTTTCCCCATTTACAGATGACCATCATTGATTCCTTGCAAAAACGTATGAACTTCCTAAGTCATGTTGGTACTGAACTAGGTTTAACCGATTTGTATCCTGTACATGGAAGAGCGGAAGAGATTGGGCAGGATAAAAAGTACCGTGAACAATTTGATATCGTATCAGCGAGAGCAGTAGCACGATTGAATTTATTAGCAGAGTTTTGTCTGCCTTTAGTTAAACCAAATGGATTGTTCGCCTCCATGAAGGGGCAAGATGTTACGCTTGAACTGAACGAGGCGAAGCGGGCTATTAAGTTACTTGGTGGTAAAACACGTAAGGTGGAGAGTTTTGAGCTACCTGACGAAGCGGGAGAGAGAAATATAATCCTCATCAACAAAATAGAGACAACTCCCAAAACGTATCCCCGTCGTCCAGGCATCCCGGCTAAAAAACCATTACTATAG